The Treponema sp. OMZ 790 genome includes the window ACTACAATGTCGTCAATTACGTTAGAAAGATGTTCAGCATGGACATCGGCTGCCAATACCGCAACGATTTTTCTGTCCAAATTATAGACGGGAACGGCAAAGCTGATTGCGAATTTTCCGTCTGCCCGTGAGAGAATCGGCTCTGTTACAAATTTTTTCCCCCTAATTGCAGATTTAAACCATTCTCGGTCTTGTACCGAAACCAATTTCGTATTGGATAAATGGACATTCCCATTAGCATCACAGATAACCAAATTATTTATCAGCTTATTAAATTCTTCTTCGTGCTTTAAAAAGGTTATTTTTTCTGCGTATGAAATAGATGGATCAGTTAAGGCCGGCATACGTGCAATCCCTTCAAAAAACTGAAACAAGGCATTGATCTTACTGTCAATAATTTCTGCCGTGTCGGTTGCCTTGTCTTTAAGATGTATCTCAATCTTTTCCATAACTGCTTTGCGTGCAGTTTGCACTCCCATAAGCGCCAGTGTAAACCCGGCTGCAAAAATTAATGCGCTGAACACAATCATAAGCTTATTGCGCATTGAAAAACGTTTTCTTTCTTTTTTCATTTGTAAACTCCTTTATTGATGTGAAATTTATTATTTGAGTAATAGTGGTATATTGTGTTCTCTTTGTAATAATCCTTTTTGCAAATAAGCGAAGCAGATTCCGGCAGCGTACAAAAAATACCCGAGGGCATGGCAAATAATGTCCGTCCATGAACATTGTTTGCCTGCGAGTTTATAAATAAACTCGTATAATCGTAACTGCCGGCATCCGTGCCGGAACTTATACGTCGAGGACTGTTTTTTGTTAAGCGATAACGCAGATACCGATTTATTTGCAAAATTCGGGGTTATACAGTATTTGCTGCTATTTTGTCTAGTGGGTTTTGAGAAAAAGTTTAAATTTTTTAATAAAAAAACACTACACGATACCATGTCAAGTATTATAAGGGAAAGAAGCTGAGTTGTCAAGTAACGAATGTCAAAGTACAAATAAACGGCACTCGCCCTTCGCACTTCGACATTTGTACTTTATTACAGTTTTTCGATTTCTTCAATGCTTAAACCTGTAGCTTTCGCGATAGCTTCTACTGCAAAGCCCATTTCGGCTAAGTTTTTTGCCGTTTCAAGTTTAGTTTGATAAGAGCCTTGAGATATACCTTTCTCAATGCCTTGCTCAAAGCCTTGTTTTATTCCAATCATTAGACTTTCTTGTCTTTGTACAGCTATGTCTGTGTCGTAATCATATTCGGCTAGTAACATATTTATTACCTCCCTTGATTTTCTCATTAAGTATTCTTTTAAGATTCCTTTTTCTATACATATCTTTACCGCATTGGTAAAGCCGTTTTCAGGGTCGAGTTGTGTTTGCTTTCTTACCTCTTCTACAAAAAGACTGTATTCTTCAAGCAGTTTGCAACGGTTGAGTACTTCAGCTCCCTTACTTTTGTTGATGTTAAATACCTTTACCTCAAGTTCTAAGGGTACCCGTTCAGGCTTTGCGATAAAGGCATCCGACAATTTTAGCGTTGTAGTTTCAGGATAATCTTCTGTGCCGTTATAAAATACATAGAATTCAGGTGTGGGTATTTTTGATAATTTTCTTAAATACCTGTCGGTAGGTGTTTGAAGTTTCTCATAGAGCCTTGCTATATATTGTAAAAAGCGTAAAGGCATATTTTCATTTATAGTTGACTGATGTTCAGCAAGCACTATGATTTTACCGTCTACAAGACAAGAAACATCGTTTATAATGTTCATGTACATGACATTATCGAGCCTTATGTTTTCTACAGGACAAGAAAGCGGTAGATTTGTACCATGCAAGGCATTATAAAGCGATAAAAAGTTTTCTTTTGCTTTTTCGTCTTCGCTAAATAAATCGACAAAAACCGAGTCTTTGTATTTGCGGTTTGAACTGCTCATGACTACCCCCTTGTGTTTATATTCCGGCAAGGATGCCGGTTGGTTTCATATAGTATAGCATAGATTAGCGGATTTTTAAAGATTAGGCATAGATAAATCGCTATTTATGATTAAATTATAGATTTTCTTCTATAAAATTTTTTCTTTGGCTGTTATAAAGTTCTGCAAATAAACCGTTTTGAGCTAGAAGGCTTTCAAAGGTTCCTTTTTCGATTACGCAGCCGGAATCTATTACGATTATATCGCTGCAGGACTTTACGCTTCCCATCCTATGAGTTACGATAAGCGAGATTTTTCCCTTGCCTTGCATAAGAATGCTTTCGATAAATTCGTTTTCGGCTATCGGGTCTATCGCTGAGGTAGGTTCGTCAAAAAATATTATATCGCTTTTTTTGATGAAGGAACGCAAGGCTGCAAGCCTCTGTCTTTGCCCTCCTGAAAATTCTTTGCCGCCGTATTGCATTCCTAAAACAAGGGAGTAATTATTTTCAAGTTTCTTTTCAAAGTCTTTTCCTAAATATTTTACCTTTTCTACCTTTTCTCGTTCTTCTTCCCCAGAGTGCTCAGGCTTTACAAAAATATTTTCGTCCACAGTGTAGCCTGCGTAAACGGCAAAGTCTTGGAATACCGCCGAGAGCCTTTCCCTGTATGAATCCATATCCAAATCACAAAGATTATATTTACCGTTTATTATGATGCTTCCTTCTTGGGGCGTGTAAAAGCCCGTTAAAAGTTTTATCAAGGTGGTTTTGCCGCTGCCGTTTTTTCCTACAACTGCATAAGTTTTTTTACCGTCTATAAAAAGAGATAAATCTTTTATTGCATAATCGCTTATATCGTTTCCGTCCTTGTCGAATTCCTTTCCTCTATAAGCAAAACGAATATTCTTTAACTCGATGGATTCTATTTTTTCGTTTAAGATTATCCGCTCGGATTTTTCAATACCCTGATTTTTCTCGTTCCAATCCATAATATCAAAATAGTTTTGAAAGTACCCCATTATCGTAAAATACCATCTTCCGTACATAGCCAAATCCTGTATTTCGTATTGGGTGTACATAAAGGCTTGTACATAACCTGCTACGGCACCGACTGCAATTCTTTTTTTTACGACAATAAAAATCATTAAGAAAAATAAGGCTATCATAATCAGGGCGGAAACCAAGCTTGTAATCAATTGAAAGGCTAAGCCCCTATGAGCAATTTTGATAAAGTTTTTTAAATACTCATCTTTTATGCTCAAATAAGTATTTTTAAAGTTTTTGGTAAAGCCGAATAAAAAATTATCCTTTGCTTTTTCGCCTTCAAGTCCGTGCTTAATGTATGTAGCCATATTGAGTCTCTTATCTTGGAGCTTTTCGGTTTCAGCCCACTGAAGTTTTCCCGCCTTTTGCGAAATTAAAAACACGGGCAGGGTTGAAAAAATCATTAAAACCGGCAAAAGATAATCGATTGAAAATAGGACTGCAAACATGCTTATTAAATTTACAATGCGCTGAAAATTTAAAATGATGTTAAAAACATAGTTTTGAGGCCTAACCTGTAATTGTTCCCTTACCATGTCGACTTTTACGAGGTTTTCTCTTTTTTCAAAAAAAGAAAGATCGGTAAGACTTGCCAATTTTTCGGATAGGCCCGTCATAATGGATGCAGAAAATTTTTCGTGGATGAGGGCGTTTAAGGTTCCTTGCAGTTTTACGGCCAATTCGGAAGCGAGGGTGATAACAGCCCAAGCCGCCAAAAGCTTAAAAGTTTCCCCAAAGGCGATTTCCTTTGAGCTTTGTAAAAAACCGGCAATCAGGTCGATGAGCTTCATCGAAATAAAAATTCTTAAAGACGGGAAAACACCCAAAGCAAGGGTGAGCACAATTACGGCACTTACCCTTAAAGGTGAGGCCTTAAAAAAAAGCTTAAAGGTTCTGATAAAAGGATATTTAGTCATTTATATCTTCCCTTTCTTATACATTATCCTCGTGTATATGATTGTAATAATAGCTCCGACAGGGATGAGCATACTTATGGCCTTTCCCAGCTGAGGCATGGCAATAAAAAGAATCAGCATAAAGGCAAAGGGAACAACGGCAATCTTGGGATTTTTTGCGACGAAGACTACCAAGAGTCCGCCGAAAAGGGCAGGCAGGATGTTTTTAAAGGCCGGAGCCATGATGGGAGATTCCAAAATTGGTTTTAACTGAGTTAGCAAAAGCATTCCCGCTATTAAAATAAGGGTTGTTGTTATGGAAGAAACTGCGACGGCTATTGTGGTAACTACGTCGCCTTCTTCGGTGTTGGCTTCAACTTTTGCGGCCTCCAAGGCCAAGACTCCGCAGGGAACTTTTAAGTTTGTTAAGTTCCCTGTGATAAAGCCTACATAGGTTCCGCCTGCTCCTAGCATGGGTGCAAAGGTAAAGGCTTCAATAATTCCTACCGGCCAAAAAATAACGGCAACACCGAAAAGCCCCCTCAAAAGAAGCCAAAAATTGGGCCAAGTATTATAGTAAATACAGGTAAAAAGAGGATAAGAAAGAAACATTATAATGGCACCTACCATCCATATTCTTCCCCACCTATGTACACTTTTTTCGTATGAACTGAATTCAATCTGTTTATCTTTCATAACTCCTCCTATAAAAACTTTTTGCAGCAAATCTCAATTTGCGAAAAAAGTTTTTTCAAGTGTGTGCGGAAAGCACACACATACAATAATGCGACGTTTTGTACCTTAGGTACAAAACTCGGTAGATAAACAGTGAGGCTGAATTTCTGCCGAACTGTTTATCGTTTCTCCTATAAGAACCGCTGATTTAACCTATCAACATTGTAATCGGAATGGAAAAGGCCATCCCGCCCAAAAGGCTTATCGGCATAGCATAGCTTTCAAGCCATTTAGCCCTTGTCTTCTTTACGATTAAACCGCAGATAAGCATTAAGATGGCCGAAAAGAACATCACAAAAACGGGAATCCATCCCTTGAGTCCCAGACGAATTTCGGAAAATATCATTCCTAAAAAGGCTGAAATCATTCCCATAAAGAGGGCATCGATGAGGAGCTTGCTCCATTTTTCATCCTTGGACTTCATCTTAATAAGATTTTTTTGCATCTTGGGTAAGAAAAGAGCAATCACCACAATCCCCGAAATTATTCCGAGGGCCATAACCCAAGAAATAGTCGTATAGGCTGCCGCATCTGCAATCGGCTGATCCAAGGGAATATCCAAGACCGATGCTGCTGTGCTTGCAGCTGTAAGCTCATAGGTTAAGGCCCCTAGAACCGAAAGACGAAGCCAAGGCAGGGGAAGACCTAAAAATTTGGAAAGGCTTATCATTCCCAGAATAATGGAAATGGCGGGAGCGATCGTAAAAACCGCCGCTCCGGAAATAATTTGCTTTATCTTTTTTTTGGGCATGTTTAACTCTTTTGCCCGCTTTAAAGCCTTTACCAAAAAAAAGACTGATTGCAGCAAAACAAAGAGAATCACAACTCCCGCAAACCAAAAGAGCACAGAACTATTAACATCAAACATACATACCCCCAAACTTTTTTTATCGATTAATCAAATATTTATTACACATCCAAATTTGCGTAGACGGCGTTTTCTTCGATGAACTTTCGGCGGGGCTCTACTTCTTCGCCCATTAGGGTGCTGAAAATTCTGTCGGCTTCAACGGCATCGGGAAGGGTAACCCTCATCATCTTCCGCCTTGCAGGGTCCATGGTCGTTTCCCAAAGCTGGGTTCCGTCCATTTCACCCAAACCCTTGTAGCGCTGAACAGCTGCATTGTTTCCCCGTCCGATTTCGTCCAAAACGGAATCCCTTTCATCATCATTGTAAACATACCACTCTTTTTTATTGTGAGAAATTTTATAAAGGGGCGGCATGGCAATGTAGACATAGCCTCTTTCGATAACCTGAGGCATGTATCTAAAAAAGAATGTTAATAGCAAGGTGCGGATATGGGAGCCGTCAACATCGGCATCGGCCATTATTATGACCTTGTGATAGCGGAGTTTTTCTATATTAAAATCCTTGCCTATACCTGTGCCGAGGGTAGCAATAATCGGCTGGAGCTTTTCGTTGTTTACAACCTTGTCGAGACGAGTTTTTTCGACATTGAGCATTTTTCCCCAAAGGGGGAGGATGGCCTGAGTTTTGCTGTCCCTGCCTTTTTTGGCTGAACCGCCTGCAGAGTCTCCCTCAACTATGTAAACTTCACATGCTTCGGGGTCTTTTAAAGAACAGTCTGCAAGTTTTCCGGGGAGACCGAAGCTGTCTAAACCGCTCTTTCTTCTGGTAGCTTCCTTTGCTCTTCGGGCGGCAATGCGGGCTGCAGCCTCGGCAACGCATTTTTCCAAAACCTTTTCGACCTCGTTAGGGTTTTGCTCAAAAAAGAGGGTGAGCTTTTCGTTTACAAAAGAATCGACTATACCGCGAACATCGCTGTTGCCCAGTTTTGTTTTGGTTTGTCCTTCAAACTGGGGTTCGGGAACTTTCACGGAAACGATGGCGGTAAGACCTGCTCGGACATCTTCACCCGTGAGTTTTTCTTCCTTATCCATCTTTTTTACAAGTTTAGGATATTTCTTTAAAAACTCGTTCATTACGCGGGTGAGGGCTGTCTTAAAGCCTTCAAGATGAGTTCCTCCCTCGCGTGTATTTATATCGTTTACAAAGGAAAGAAGGTTTTCGTTATATCCGTCATTGTACTGAAGGGCAGCCTCGCAGATAATATCGTTTTTTTCGCCTTCGATAAAAACCGGAGCT containing:
- a CDS encoding Rpn family recombination-promoting nuclease/putative transposase codes for the protein MSSSNRKYKDSVFVDLFSEDEKAKENFLSLYNALHGTNLPLSCPVENIRLDNVMYMNIINDVSCLVDGKIIVLAEHQSTINENMPLRFLQYIARLYEKLQTPTDRYLRKLSKIPTPEFYVFYNGTEDYPETTTLKLSDAFIAKPERVPLELEVKVFNINKSKGAEVLNRCKLLEEYSLFVEEVRKQTQLDPENGFTNAVKICIEKGILKEYLMRKSREVINMLLAEYDYDTDIAVQRQESLMIGIKQGFEQGIEKGISQGSYQTKLETAKNLAEMGFAVEAIAKATGLSIEEIEKL
- a CDS encoding DUF5058 family protein, whose amino-acid sequence is MFDVNSSVLFWFAGVVILFVLLQSVFFLVKALKRAKELNMPKKKIKQIISGAAVFTIAPAISIILGMISLSKFLGLPLPWLRLSVLGALTYELTAASTAASVLDIPLDQPIADAAAYTTISWVMALGIISGIVVIALFLPKMQKNLIKMKSKDEKWSKLLIDALFMGMISAFLGMIFSEIRLGLKGWIPVFVMFFSAILMLICGLIVKKTRAKWLESYAMPISLLGGMAFSIPITMLIG
- the gyrB gene encoding DNA topoisomerase (ATP-hydrolyzing) subunit B, which encodes MTKSNYSANNITVLKGLEAVRKRPGMYIGSTGPDGLHHLVYEVVDNCIDEAMAGFCDKILVVLEPNDIVRVEDNGRGIPVDIHPTEKISALELVLTRLHAGGKFDKGSYKVSGGLHGVGVSVVNALSVWMEAKVYKDGFEHYAKFEKGSILEPVKKIGETEKSGTVIRWAVDSSIFTETTVYNFEVLATRLRELAFLNSRISITMRDERLSTPKEVTFAFEGGISQFVSYLNESKQVFPKAPVFIEGEKNDIICEAALQYNDGYNENLLSFVNDINTREGGTHLEGFKTALTRVMNEFLKKYPKLVKKMDKEEKLTGEDVRAGLTAIVSVKVPEPQFEGQTKTKLGNSDVRGIVDSFVNEKLTLFFEQNPNEVEKVLEKCVAEAAARIAARRAKEATRRKSGLDSFGLPGKLADCSLKDPEACEVYIVEGDSAGGSAKKGRDSKTQAILPLWGKMLNVEKTRLDKVVNNEKLQPIIATLGTGIGKDFNIEKLRYHKVIIMADADVDGSHIRTLLLTFFFRYMPQVIERGYVYIAMPPLYKISHNKKEWYVYNDDERDSVLDEIGRGNNAAVQRYKGLGEMDGTQLWETTMDPARRKMMRVTLPDAVEADRIFSTLMGEEVEPRRKFIEENAVYANLDV
- a CDS encoding ABC transporter ATP-binding protein; this encodes MTKYPFIRTFKLFFKASPLRVSAVIVLTLALGVFPSLRIFISMKLIDLIAGFLQSSKEIAFGETFKLLAAWAVITLASELAVKLQGTLNALIHEKFSASIMTGLSEKLASLTDLSFFEKRENLVKVDMVREQLQVRPQNYVFNIILNFQRIVNLISMFAVLFSIDYLLPVLMIFSTLPVFLISQKAGKLQWAETEKLQDKRLNMATYIKHGLEGEKAKDNFLFGFTKNFKNTYLSIKDEYLKNFIKIAHRGLAFQLITSLVSALIMIALFFLMIFIVVKKRIAVGAVAGYVQAFMYTQYEIQDLAMYGRWYFTIMGYFQNYFDIMDWNEKNQGIEKSERIILNEKIESIELKNIRFAYRGKEFDKDGNDISDYAIKDLSLFIDGKKTYAVVGKNGSGKTTLIKLLTGFYTPQEGSIIINGKYNLCDLDMDSYRERLSAVFQDFAVYAGYTVDENIFVKPEHSGEEEREKVEKVKYLGKDFEKKLENNYSLVLGMQYGGKEFSGGQRQRLAALRSFIKKSDIIFFDEPTSAIDPIAENEFIESILMQGKGKISLIVTHRMGSVKSCSDIIVIDSGCVIEKGTFESLLAQNGLFAELYNSQRKNFIEENL